The following proteins come from a genomic window of Geminicoccaceae bacterium SCSIO 64248:
- a CDS encoding ABC transporter ATP-binding protein translates to MAETVLSLDDLRVRFTTADGPLEAVRGVSMRVEEHETIAVVGESGSGKSQTMMAVMGLLAGNGSASGSVRYRGTELLGLTPRALNRYRGGKISMIFQEPMTSLDPLYRIGRQIAETLIHHAGMSRGQARPRVLELLRLVGLPEPERRIDSYPHELSGGQRQRVMIAMALANDPDVLIADEPTTALDVTIQAQILDLLKSLQRRLGMAIVFITHDLGIVRRFADRVYVMHKGLVVEDGATAKVFAEPEVEYTRMLLAAEPEGRKPAVPDTAPALLVGEDVRVTFALPKPFLSTAPSDFIAVRDVSLTVRSGQTVGLVGESGSGKSTLGRALLRLLPATGAIRFAGRAIQDLTTAGMRPLRREMQVVFQDPFGSLSPRMTVGQVVTEGLLVHEPGITRRERDRRAAQALAEVQLDPASRNRYPHEFSGGQRQRIAIARAIILKPRFLLLDEPTSALDRSVQKQIITLLRTLQDTHDLSYLFISHDLAVIRAVADWVMVMKAGEVVEAGATDAVFDSPQTAYTRALMAAAFDKRAIEAGAVAA, encoded by the coding sequence ATGGCCGAGACCGTCCTTTCGCTGGACGACCTCAGGGTCCGCTTCACGACCGCCGACGGCCCACTCGAGGCCGTGCGCGGCGTGTCCATGCGGGTCGAGGAGCACGAGACCATCGCCGTCGTCGGCGAGAGCGGCTCGGGCAAGAGCCAGACCATGATGGCGGTCATGGGCCTGCTCGCCGGCAACGGCAGCGCGTCCGGCAGCGTGCGCTATCGCGGCACCGAGCTGCTCGGCCTGACGCCCCGCGCTCTCAACCGCTACCGCGGCGGCAAGATCTCGATGATCTTCCAGGAGCCGATGACCTCGCTCGATCCGCTCTATCGGATCGGCCGCCAGATCGCCGAGACGCTGATCCATCACGCCGGCATGAGCCGCGGGCAGGCGCGTCCGCGCGTCCTGGAGCTTCTGCGCCTGGTCGGCCTGCCCGAGCCCGAGCGGCGCATCGATTCCTACCCGCACGAGCTGTCGGGCGGCCAGAGGCAGAGGGTCATGATCGCCATGGCGCTCGCCAACGATCCCGACGTGCTGATCGCCGACGAGCCGACCACGGCGCTCGACGTCACCATCCAGGCGCAGATTCTCGATCTGCTGAAGTCGCTGCAGCGTCGGCTCGGCATGGCGATCGTGTTCATCACCCACGATCTGGGCATCGTCCGCCGGTTCGCGGATCGGGTCTATGTCATGCACAAGGGCCTCGTGGTCGAGGACGGCGCGACCGCGAAGGTCTTCGCCGAGCCCGAGGTCGAGTACACGCGCATGCTGCTCGCCGCCGAGCCGGAGGGGCGCAAGCCCGCCGTGCCCGACACGGCGCCGGCCTTGCTGGTCGGCGAGGACGTCCGCGTGACCTTCGCCCTGCCGAAGCCGTTCCTCAGCACGGCGCCGAGCGACTTCATCGCGGTGCGGGACGTCAGCCTCACCGTTCGCTCGGGCCAGACGGTCGGCCTGGTCGGGGAAAGCGGTTCCGGCAAGTCGACGCTCGGACGCGCTCTCCTGCGGCTGCTGCCGGCCACCGGCGCGATCCGCTTCGCCGGCCGCGCGATCCAGGATCTGACGACGGCCGGGATGCGTCCGCTCCGTCGCGAGATGCAGGTCGTGTTCCAGGATCCGTTCGGCTCGCTCAGCCCGCGCATGACCGTGGGCCAGGTCGTGACCGAGGGGCTGCTGGTGCACGAGCCGGGCATCACCCGGCGCGAGCGCGACCGGCGCGCCGCCCAGGCCCTGGCCGAGGTCCAGCTCGATCCGGCCAGCCGCAACCGCTACCCGCACGAGTTCTCCGGCGGCCAGCGCCAGCGCATCGCGATCGCGCGCGCGATCATCCTCAAGCCCCGCTTCCTCCTGCTCGACGAGCCCACCTCGGCGCTCGACCGCTCGGTCCAGAAGCAGATCATCACGCTGCTGCGGACGTTGCAGGACACGCACGACCTCAGCTACCTGTTCATCAGTCACGATCTGGCCGTCATCCGTGCAGTCGCCGACTGGGTGATGGTCATGAAGGCGGGCGAGGTCGTCGAAGCGGGCGCGACCGACGCGGTGTTCGATTCGCCGCAAACCGCCTATACCCGTGCCTTGATGGCGGCGGCGTTCGACAAGAGGGCGATCGAGGCCGGGGCGGTTGCCGCTTGA
- a CDS encoding sugar kinase: MAEADRTWRVASVGECMIEMQETESDVLRRTFGGDTLNTAVYLKRSFDAASRPSDVAYVTALGTDPFSDDMMAGWRGLGVDTSAVRRIEGRLPGLYWIRVDEAGERTFYYWRNEAAVRSVFEGEEGQALAARLPSYDLVYVSGITLAVLTDASRTVLLEALSGVRAAGGRIAFDTNHRPRLWASREMARRCQSDMLALTDFALVTYDDERSLYGDADAGVTVTRLQAAGVPEIAVKRGGEPCLVSTEGGIVEVPVPPVARVVDTTAAGDSFNAGYLAARLAGADPIAAAKAGHALAGRVVGHKGAIIPEDA, translated from the coding sequence GTGGCCGAAGCGGACAGAACCTGGCGCGTGGCGTCGGTCGGGGAATGCATGATCGAGATGCAGGAGACCGAAAGCGACGTGCTCCGGCGCACCTTCGGCGGCGACACGCTGAATACGGCGGTCTACCTCAAGCGCAGCTTCGACGCCGCCTCGCGCCCGTCCGACGTCGCCTATGTCACAGCACTCGGCACCGACCCGTTCAGCGACGACATGATGGCGGGCTGGCGGGGGCTGGGCGTCGACACAAGCGCGGTTCGCCGGATCGAGGGCCGGTTGCCCGGCCTCTACTGGATCCGCGTCGACGAGGCCGGCGAGCGCACCTTCTATTACTGGCGCAACGAAGCGGCCGTCCGCTCGGTCTTCGAAGGCGAGGAAGGGCAGGCCCTGGCCGCCCGGCTCCCCTCCTACGACCTGGTCTATGTCAGCGGCATCACGCTGGCCGTGCTGACCGATGCCAGCCGGACCGTCCTGCTCGAGGCGTTGAGCGGCGTGCGCGCCGCCGGCGGCCGGATCGCCTTCGACACGAACCACCGCCCGCGCCTCTGGGCCTCGCGCGAGATGGCGCGACGCTGCCAGTCGGACATGCTGGCGCTCACCGACTTCGCGCTGGTGACCTATGACGACGAGCGCAGCCTCTACGGCGATGCCGATGCCGGCGTCACCGTCACCAGGCTGCAGGCGGCCGGCGTGCCCGAGATCGCGGTCAAGCGCGGCGGCGAGCCCTGCCTGGTCAGCACCGAGGGCGGCATTGTCGAAGTGCCGGTCCCGCCGGTCGCGCGCGTCGTGGACACGACGGCGGCCGGCGACTCCTTCAACGCCGGCTATCTCGCCGCCCGGCTGGCAGGGGCCGATCCGATCGCCGCCGCTAAGGCCGGTCATGCCCTGGCCGGCCGGGTCGTCGGGCACAAGGGTGCCATCATTCCCGAGGACGCCTGA
- a CDS encoding peptide ABC transporter substrate-binding protein, whose protein sequence is MKGIRRTLICSALIAAAGIAASWEARAEVVYNRGNSADPETLDPHKTSTVYEAHILRDLFEGLVAEDAAGELIPGAASSWTVSEDGLVYTFALNPEGRWSNGEPVTADDFVFSMRRLVDPATAAQYATMLYPIQNAEAVNTGGMPADQLGVRAIDPATLEVTLAEPTPFFLELLTHQSAYPVNPASVEELGSDFIRPGQMVSNGAYTLTEFIPNDHITLKKNPEFHDAANVAIDTVNYFPTEDRSAALRRFQSGELLSNDDVPVEQIGWIRENMGEQFISCPYLGTYYFTVNTQKPPLDDVRVRRALSMAIDREFLAEEIWGGTMLPGYSLVPPGINNYGEPAYLDYKDLSMFDREERAAELLAEAGYGPDNPLRVEIRYNTSENHRNTSTAIASMWEPLGVQVSLVNSDTATHYALLRERGDYDIARAGWIGDYSDPQNFLNLLVSWNPRFNYARWENPRFDELMRQSAKTADLDERARLMQQAEAIVAEEEPYFDLLTYASKNLVSPKLKGFVCNTLDHHPTRFLSIEP, encoded by the coding sequence ATGAAGGGGATCCGGCGCACGTTGATCTGCTCCGCTCTCATTGCGGCGGCAGGCATCGCCGCCTCGTGGGAGGCGCGGGCGGAAGTCGTCTACAACCGGGGCAACTCGGCCGACCCGGAGACGCTCGATCCGCACAAGACGTCGACCGTCTACGAGGCGCACATCCTGCGCGACCTGTTCGAGGGGCTGGTCGCGGAGGATGCGGCGGGCGAGCTGATTCCCGGCGCCGCGTCGAGCTGGACGGTCAGCGAAGACGGCCTCGTCTATACATTCGCCCTGAACCCGGAGGGGCGCTGGTCGAACGGCGAACCCGTGACGGCGGACGACTTCGTCTTCTCGATGCGGCGCCTGGTCGACCCGGCCACGGCCGCGCAGTACGCGACCATGCTCTACCCGATCCAGAACGCCGAGGCGGTCAACACGGGCGGGATGCCGGCCGATCAGCTCGGGGTTCGGGCGATCGATCCCGCCACCCTGGAAGTCACGCTCGCCGAGCCGACGCCCTTCTTCCTCGAACTGCTGACCCATCAGAGCGCGTATCCGGTCAACCCGGCGTCGGTCGAGGAACTGGGCAGCGACTTCATCCGTCCGGGCCAGATGGTCAGCAACGGCGCGTACACGCTGACCGAGTTCATCCCGAACGATCACATCACGCTGAAGAAGAACCCGGAGTTCCACGACGCAGCCAACGTCGCGATCGACACGGTCAACTACTTCCCGACCGAGGACCGCTCGGCGGCGCTTCGCCGATTCCAGTCGGGCGAGCTGCTCTCCAACGACGACGTGCCGGTCGAGCAGATCGGCTGGATCCGCGAGAACATGGGCGAGCAGTTCATAAGCTGTCCCTATCTCGGCACCTACTACTTCACCGTGAACACGCAAAAGCCGCCGCTCGACGACGTCCGCGTGCGCCGGGCGCTGTCGATGGCGATCGACCGCGAGTTCCTGGCCGAGGAGATCTGGGGCGGAACCATGCTGCCGGGCTACAGCCTCGTCCCGCCCGGCATCAACAATTACGGCGAGCCGGCCTATCTCGACTACAAGGACCTCTCGATGTTCGACCGCGAGGAGCGCGCGGCCGAGCTTCTGGCCGAGGCGGGCTACGGGCCGGACAACCCGCTCCGGGTCGAGATCCGCTACAACACCTCCGAGAACCATCGCAACACGTCGACCGCGATCGCAAGCATGTGGGAGCCCCTGGGCGTTCAGGTCTCCCTGGTGAACAGCGACACGGCCACGCACTATGCGCTCCTGCGCGAGCGCGGCGACTACGACATCGCCCGCGCGGGCTGGATCGGCGACTACAGCGATCCCCAGAACTTCCTGAACCTGCTGGTCAGCTGGAACCCGCGCTTCAACTACGCGCGCTGGGAGAACCCGCGCTTCGACGAGCTCATGCGCCAGTCGGCCAAGACCGCCGACCTGGACGAGCGGGCGCGGCTCATGCAGCAGGCGGAAGCGATCGTCGCCGAGGAAGAGCCCTATTTCGACCTGCTGACCTACGCGTCCAAGAACCTGGTAAGCCCGAAGCTCAAGGGCTTCGTCTGCAACACGCTCGACCACCATCCGACGCGCTTTCTCTCGATTGAGCCGTAA
- a CDS encoding AMP-binding protein, translating to MPSDLPTLQHLLGRIVGQGDRPALVALERSGRREWSYVALAEHAERVARGLLADGLEAGQPVGIYGANRPEWVAVLLGIVAAGGVAMPLNHGLGADELERLVEASGLTRLFTTKEHLKSIAALGEKASFPVFRLDVDEGEGNAEGLAWRSWTALAGEDAGDLPPVEPDAPAALLYTSGTTGTPKGALLTHGNLARNVDAVVAAELATADDRAVLPLPMHHAYPLTVGLLVPLALGATIILPAGVTGQQVSRALVEEKATILFGVPRLYIALVAAMDSQLAQRGIAGRALRRVWDLSTELRRRFGWLAGPVLMKPLRARLGPELRMMVSGGSRLDPDLARRLEGLGYVVLTGYGLSETSPILTFNRPGRARLESTGEPVPDVELRIAKPEGDAADGEVQARGPSVFGGYWKNAEATKATFTEDGWFKTGDLGRIDADGYLQIVGRSKELIVLSGGKNVQPEDVEAAFTGSSLIKEAATYEDDGKLGLLVVPDAQAARGHEADALDALIRKEVGERSQRLPSYERPSEVLVTRETLPRTQIGKLRRHEIGPIVDAARSGERRAPPSPARTAEDEALLQTEPAGPVFGWLQERFQGQPLTLDSGLQVDLGLDSFDWMSLTLELEERFQVRLSEEQVGEVQTIRDLLQAANEAPAATEANELSEEKRRWLDPRGPVLTALAFIAYALDWLIMRLVFRLKVEGQEHLPAEGPFLLTPNHVSYLDPPVLAAALPTHIVRRVVWAGWTGVMFNTAPMRLVSRICRVVPVDAERGVTTTLLYGRAVVERGEVLVWFPEGQRSPKGDLLRFLPGVGLLMLREKVPAVPVLITGAHEALPPDRSWPRFTKITVRFGPPQEADALAALADGGSDDREEAKVATGLRSKVEALGR from the coding sequence GTGCCAAGCGACCTACCGACCCTGCAACACCTTCTCGGTCGCATCGTCGGCCAGGGCGACCGGCCCGCGCTGGTGGCCCTGGAGCGAAGCGGCAGGCGCGAATGGAGCTATGTCGCGCTGGCCGAGCACGCCGAACGGGTCGCGCGCGGCCTGCTCGCCGACGGGCTCGAAGCCGGGCAGCCGGTCGGCATCTACGGCGCGAACCGTCCGGAGTGGGTCGCGGTCCTGCTCGGCATCGTGGCGGCAGGCGGTGTCGCCATGCCGCTCAATCACGGGCTCGGCGCGGACGAACTCGAGCGCCTGGTCGAGGCGAGCGGCCTGACCCGCCTGTTCACGACCAAGGAGCACCTCAAGAGCATCGCCGCGCTCGGGGAGAAGGCGTCCTTCCCGGTGTTTCGCCTCGACGTCGACGAGGGCGAGGGGAACGCCGAGGGCCTGGCCTGGCGCAGCTGGACCGCGCTTGCGGGCGAGGACGCGGGGGACCTGCCGCCTGTCGAACCCGACGCGCCGGCGGCGCTGCTCTACACATCGGGCACGACGGGCACGCCCAAGGGGGCGCTGCTGACCCACGGCAACCTCGCGCGCAACGTCGACGCGGTGGTCGCGGCCGAGTTGGCGACCGCCGACGACCGGGCCGTGCTGCCGCTGCCGATGCACCACGCCTATCCCCTGACCGTCGGCCTGCTGGTCCCGCTCGCCCTGGGCGCGACCATCATCCTGCCGGCCGGCGTGACCGGGCAGCAGGTCTCGCGCGCTCTGGTCGAGGAGAAGGCGACCATCCTTTTCGGCGTGCCCCGGCTCTACATAGCCTTGGTCGCCGCCATGGACTCGCAGCTCGCCCAGCGCGGCATCGCCGGCCGTGCGCTGCGGCGGGTGTGGGATCTCTCGACGGAGCTTCGCCGCCGTTTCGGCTGGCTGGCCGGTCCCGTCTTGATGAAGCCGCTCCGCGCGCGCCTGGGCCCGGAGCTGCGCATGATGGTGTCCGGCGGCTCGAGGCTCGATCCCGACCTCGCCCGCCGCCTCGAGGGCCTGGGCTATGTCGTCCTGACCGGCTACGGCTTGAGCGAGACCTCGCCGATCCTGACCTTCAACCGGCCGGGCCGGGCCCGGCTCGAGAGCACGGGCGAGCCCGTGCCCGATGTCGAGCTGCGCATCGCAAAGCCGGAAGGCGATGCCGCCGACGGCGAGGTCCAGGCGCGCGGCCCCAGCGTCTTCGGCGGCTACTGGAAGAACGCGGAAGCGACGAAAGCCACCTTCACCGAGGACGGCTGGTTCAAGACCGGCGATCTCGGCCGGATCGATGCCGACGGCTATCTGCAGATCGTCGGACGCAGCAAGGAGCTGATCGTCCTGTCCGGCGGCAAGAACGTCCAGCCCGAGGATGTCGAGGCGGCGTTCACGGGCTCGTCGCTGATCAAGGAGGCGGCCACCTACGAGGACGACGGCAAGCTGGGCCTCCTCGTCGTGCCCGACGCCCAGGCCGCCAGGGGCCACGAGGCGGACGCGCTCGACGCGCTGATCCGCAAGGAGGTGGGCGAGCGCTCGCAGCGCCTGCCGTCCTACGAGCGGCCGAGCGAGGTGCTGGTCACGCGCGAGACCCTGCCGCGCACGCAGATCGGCAAGCTGCGCCGTCACGAGATCGGCCCGATCGTCGACGCCGCCCGGTCGGGCGAGCGGCGGGCGCCGCCCTCGCCGGCGCGCACCGCCGAGGACGAGGCGCTGCTGCAGACCGAGCCGGCGGGGCCCGTGTTCGGCTGGCTTCAGGAGCGTTTCCAGGGCCAGCCGCTGACGCTGGACAGCGGCCTCCAGGTCGATCTCGGGCTCGATTCCTTCGACTGGATGAGCCTGACGCTCGAGCTCGAGGAGCGGTTCCAGGTCCGGCTGAGCGAGGAGCAGGTCGGCGAAGTCCAGACTATCCGCGACCTGCTCCAGGCCGCCAACGAGGCCCCGGCCGCGACCGAGGCGAACGAGCTTTCCGAGGAGAAGAGGCGCTGGCTCGATCCGCGCGGCCCCGTCCTGACCGCGCTCGCCTTCATCGCCTACGCGCTGGACTGGCTGATCATGCGCCTCGTTTTTCGTCTCAAGGTCGAGGGGCAGGAGCATCTTCCGGCCGAGGGGCCGTTCCTGCTCACGCCCAATCACGTCAGCTATCTCGATCCACCGGTGCTGGCCGCTGCCTTGCCAACACATATCGTGCGCCGCGTGGTCTGGGCGGGGTGGACCGGCGTGATGTTCAACACCGCCCCCATGCGCCTGGTGAGCCGGATCTGCCGGGTCGTGCCGGTCGATGCCGAGCGCGGCGTGACCACGACCCTGCTCTATGGCCGGGCCGTGGTCGAGCGCGGCGAAGTGCTGGTCTGGTTCCCCGAGGGGCAGCGCTCCCCGAAGGGCGACCTCCTGCGCTTCCTGCCCGGCGTCGGCCTGCTGATGCTGCGCGAGAAGGTGCCGGCCGTGCCGGTGCTGATCACCGGCGCGCACGAAGCGCTGCCGCCCGACCGGTCGTGGCCGCGCTTCACGAAGATCACCGTCCGCTTCGGCCCGCCGCAGGAAGCGGACGCGCTGGCGGCGTTGGCCGATGGCGGTTCCGATGACCGCGAGGAAGCCAAGGTCGCCACCGGCCTGCGCAGCAAGGTCGAGGCGCTGGGGCGTTAG
- the oppB gene encoding oligopeptide ABC transporter permease OppB, whose translation MLTYVARRLVGAIPTVFFIVTVAFFLIRIAPGGPFNLERPLPDQVMANLNAVYHLDEPLLTQYGLYLVNLLQGNFGPSFVYRDFSVGQLFANGLPMSIQLGGSALLLALLVGTAAGVLAAMRQNTTADHTIMAGAMVGLTIPNFVMAPVLSLIFAIWLGWLPAGGWGDGALINKALPVLTLALPQIAIIARLTRGSMLEALRSNHVRTARAYGLPAFNVVVVHALRGAMLPVISYLGPAAAALLTGSVVIETIFGIPGVGRYFVQGALNRDYTLVMGTVVLISVFVVLFNLIVDLLYAWVDPKVRFD comes from the coding sequence ATGCTCACCTACGTCGCGCGGCGCCTGGTCGGTGCCATCCCGACCGTGTTCTTCATCGTCACGGTTGCGTTCTTCCTGATCCGCATAGCGCCCGGCGGGCCGTTCAACCTGGAGCGGCCATTGCCGGATCAGGTCATGGCGAACCTCAACGCCGTCTATCACCTGGACGAGCCGCTGCTCACGCAATACGGCCTCTATTTGGTGAACTTGCTCCAGGGTAATTTCGGCCCGAGCTTCGTCTATCGCGACTTCTCGGTCGGCCAGCTTTTCGCGAATGGCCTGCCGATGTCGATCCAGCTGGGCGGTTCCGCCCTGCTACTCGCTTTGCTGGTCGGCACGGCCGCCGGCGTGCTTGCCGCCATGCGCCAGAACACCACCGCCGATCATACGATCATGGCGGGCGCGATGGTCGGCCTGACCATCCCGAACTTCGTCATGGCGCCGGTGCTCTCGCTCATCTTCGCCATCTGGCTGGGATGGCTGCCCGCCGGCGGCTGGGGCGACGGCGCGCTGATCAACAAGGCCCTTCCCGTTCTCACCCTCGCCCTGCCGCAGATCGCGATCATCGCGCGTCTGACACGGGGCAGCATGCTCGAGGCCCTGCGCTCCAACCATGTCCGGACGGCGCGGGCCTATGGCCTGCCCGCCTTCAACGTAGTGGTCGTGCACGCCCTTCGCGGCGCGATGCTGCCGGTGATTTCCTATCTCGGCCCGGCCGCCGCCGCGCTGCTGACCGGCTCGGTCGTGATCGAGACCATTTTCGGCATTCCGGGCGTCGGGCGCTATTTCGTCCAAGGCGCGCTCAATCGCGATTACACCCTGGTCATGGGAACCGTCGTGCTGATCTCGGTCTTCGTCGTCCTGTTCAACCTGATCGTCGATCTGCTCTACGCCTGGGTCGATCCCAAGGTCCGGTTCGACTGA
- a CDS encoding NADH:flavin oxidoreductase/NADH oxidase, translated as MPSRLFSPISMGGRTLANRAVVSPMCQYSAIDGIPQAWHRQHLGSLMVGGPGAVILEATGVEAIGRITHGCLALHNDAQEAAFADLLADLRALGTGDIGIQLAHAGRKASSRRPWEGGAPLAEDEDPWPIVGPSALPFDEGHPVPAELDADGLARVKAAFVASAERAKRLGFDLVELHGAHGYLLHSFMSPLSNRRTDAYGGSLENRLRFPLEVAEAVRAVWPEDRILGMRITGTDWHEDGSTIEDAVVLAKELERLGLDYVAVSSGGGAPGIRIKVGPGYQVPLAARVKQETGLAVMAVGMIVEPNQAEAILASGEADILALARGFLDNPRWLWHAAEVLGDQAPYPPQYARAEAKLWPGAALARPREVA; from the coding sequence ATGCCGAGCCGACTTTTCTCGCCGATTTCCATGGGTGGCCGGACGCTGGCCAACCGCGCGGTCGTCTCCCCGATGTGCCAGTACAGCGCGATCGACGGCATTCCCCAGGCATGGCACCGCCAGCACCTGGGCTCGCTCATGGTCGGCGGGCCGGGCGCCGTCATCCTGGAAGCGACCGGCGTCGAGGCGATCGGCCGGATCACGCACGGCTGCCTCGCCTTGCACAACGACGCGCAGGAAGCAGCGTTCGCCGACCTCCTGGCCGACCTGCGCGCGCTCGGAACCGGCGATATCGGCATCCAGCTAGCCCATGCCGGCCGCAAAGCCTCGTCGCGCCGGCCATGGGAAGGCGGCGCGCCGCTCGCCGAGGACGAGGATCCGTGGCCGATCGTGGGGCCCTCCGCCCTGCCGTTCGACGAGGGGCATCCCGTTCCGGCGGAGCTCGACGCCGACGGGCTGGCGCGTGTGAAGGCGGCGTTCGTCGCCAGCGCCGAGCGGGCGAAGCGGCTGGGCTTCGACCTGGTCGAGCTGCACGGCGCGCACGGCTATCTCCTGCACAGCTTCATGTCGCCGCTCAGCAACCGGCGGACCGATGCCTATGGCGGCAGCCTGGAAAACCGCCTGCGCTTTCCGCTCGAGGTCGCCGAGGCCGTCCGGGCGGTCTGGCCCGAGGATCGCATCCTCGGCATGCGCATCACCGGCACCGACTGGCATGAGGACGGCTCGACCATCGAGGACGCGGTCGTCCTCGCAAAGGAGCTCGAGCGGCTGGGCCTGGACTACGTCGCCGTGTCGAGCGGCGGCGGCGCGCCCGGCATCCGCATCAAGGTCGGCCCGGGCTACCAGGTGCCGCTGGCCGCGCGCGTCAAGCAGGAGACGGGCCTCGCCGTAATGGCGGTCGGCATGATCGTCGAGCCGAACCAGGCCGAGGCGATCCTCGCCTCCGGCGAAGCCGACATCCTGGCCCTCGCCCGCGGCTTCCTCGACAACCCGCGCTGGCTCTGGCACGCAGCCGAGGTCCTGGGCGACCAGGCGCCCTATCCGCCGCAATACGCCCGCGCCGAGGCCAAGCTCTGGCCGGGCGCCGCGCTGGCACGGCCGAGGGAGGTCGCCTAA
- a CDS encoding ABC transporter permease subunit, producing the protein MATVPASLDDGLGGAEAGRSLWSDAWRRLRANRAAMASLIVLCVIALACIVGPWLSPHGYDQVYRSYVKTPASLEAYPRAGEIQGLMEQALARGRVEIGQVEVDGSSVTVPLSSSRPIDERIALYVDRADAFDNARVVDRSEDGRQLAIQADMQRFHFYFGTDANGRDLMTRTLIGGRISLMIGILATGVALLIGVAYGATAGYLGGRVDALMMRLVDVLYALPFMFFVILLVVFFGRNIVLMFIAVGAIEWLDMARIVRGQTLSLKRQEFVEAAHALGVGTAGILKRHIVPNTLGPVVVFMTLMVPKVILLESFLSFLGLGVQEPMTSWGVLISEGARNIQGASWMLIFPSVFLAVTLFCLNFIGDGLRDALDPKDR; encoded by the coding sequence ATGGCCACGGTTCCAGCCTCGCTCGACGACGGGCTCGGCGGCGCCGAGGCGGGGCGCAGCCTGTGGAGCGACGCATGGCGCCGCCTGCGGGCGAACCGCGCGGCGATGGCGAGCCTTATCGTCCTGTGCGTCATCGCGCTCGCCTGCATCGTCGGCCCCTGGCTGTCGCCGCACGGCTACGACCAGGTCTATCGGAGCTACGTGAAGACGCCGGCCAGCCTGGAAGCCTATCCGCGTGCGGGCGAGATCCAAGGCCTGATGGAGCAGGCGCTCGCGCGCGGCCGGGTCGAGATCGGCCAGGTCGAGGTCGATGGCAGCTCGGTCACCGTGCCGCTCTCCAGCTCGCGGCCGATCGACGAGCGCATCGCCCTCTATGTCGACCGGGCCGATGCCTTCGACAACGCCCGCGTCGTCGATCGCTCGGAGGACGGCCGTCAGCTCGCGATCCAGGCCGACATGCAGCGCTTCCACTTCTATTTCGGCACCGACGCCAACGGCCGGGACCTGATGACCCGCACCCTGATCGGCGGCCGGATCTCGCTCATGATCGGCATCCTCGCGACCGGCGTGGCGCTCCTGATCGGCGTCGCCTACGGCGCCACGGCCGGCTATCTCGGCGGCCGGGTCGACGCGCTCATGATGCGCCTTGTCGACGTGCTCTACGCCTTGCCTTTCATGTTCTTCGTCATCCTCCTGGTCGTGTTCTTCGGCCGCAACATCGTGCTCATGTTCATAGCGGTCGGCGCGATCGAATGGCTGGACATGGCCCGCATCGTCCGCGGCCAGACGCTCAGCCTGAAGCGCCAGGAATTCGTCGAGGCCGCCCATGCCCTGGGCGTGGGCACGGCGGGCATCCTGAAGCGCCACATCGTGCCGAACACGCTCGGCCCGGTCGTCGTGTTCATGACGCTGATGGTGCCCAAGGTCATCCTGCTCGAGAGCTTTCTCAGCTTCCTGGGACTGGGCGTGCAGGAGCCGATGACGTCCTGGGGCGTGCTGATCTCCGAGGGCGCGCGCAATATCCAAGGGGCTTCCTGGATGCTCATCTTCCCGTCGGTCTTCCTGGCCGTGACCTTGTTCTGCCTCAACTTCATCGGGGACGGCCTGCGTGACGCCCTCGACCCGAAGGACCGCTGA